In Marivivens aquimaris, one genomic interval encodes:
- a CDS encoding GNAT family N-acetyltransferase produces MTDIRIATADERQLCYDIRTQVFVDEQNVPLDLEIDEHEDECVHFIARIDGQPMGTARLMDKGYAKLQRIAVSKDARGTGLGRALVQAMLDRAMELGKSEARLDAQVYAIPFYEKLGFKAEGPEFDDAGIPHRLMRKKL; encoded by the coding sequence ATGACCGATATCCGCATCGCCACCGCCGACGAACGCCAGCTCTGCTATGACATCCGCACGCAGGTTTTTGTCGATGAACAGAACGTCCCGCTCGATCTGGAGATCGACGAGCATGAGGACGAGTGCGTCCACTTTATTGCGCGGATCGACGGGCAGCCGATGGGCACTGCGCGGCTGATGGACAAAGGATATGCCAAGCTACAACGCATCGCAGTGTCGAAGGATGCACGCGGCACCGGCCTAGGCCGTGCGTTGGTACAAGCGATGCTCGACCGCGCCATGGAACTGGGCAAAAGCGAAGCGCGCCTCGACGCACAGGTCTACGCGATTCCGTTCTACGAAAAGCTGGGGTTCAAGGCCGAAGGGCCGGAATTCGACGACGCGGGCATCCCGCATCGCCTCATGCGAAAGAAGCTTTAA
- the ileS gene encoding isoleucine--tRNA ligase: MCADTTAVDYKDTLNLPETDFPMRAGLPQREPEWLARWAEIGIYDRLREKEGRTPFILHDGPPYANGHLHIGHALNKVLKDFIVRSQQMMGKDARYVPGWDCHGLPIEWKIEEKYRAEGKNKDEVNVVDFRQECRKFAEGWVDIQREEFKRIGITGNWPQPYLTMDFHAERVIAEEFMKFLMNGTLYQGSKPVMWSPVEKTALAEAEVEYHDHTSHQVWVRFKPVSGGEKVSGEDFSVVIWTTTPWTIPQNRAVAFGPTIEYGLYKVTEVHEHSAATVGEVVLLANSLAESVMQGVRVTAFEKVADVTAEALEGMVLAHPYRGAEEANGEWDYDVPMLPGDHVTEEAGTGFVHTAPSHGDDDYQLGLKFGLPMTYNVTEDSSYRKDLPIFAGMHIILPDGKEGPANVANIKQMAYTKALFGKAKLKHSYPHSWRSKAPVIYRNTPQWFAAIDKEVGDGQDTYGKTIRERALTSIDQLVKWTPQTGRNRIYSMIEARPDWVLSRQRAWGVPLTCFVKKDTLPTDPDFLLRNEAINARICEAFEAEGADVWYTEGFKEKVFGSDANPDDYNQVFDVLDVWFDSGSTHSFVLRDRPDGAADGIADLYLEGTDQHRGWFHSSMLQACGTKGRAPYKGVLTHGFTLDEKGMKMSKSLGNTIVPQEVIDQFGADILRLWVAQTDYTADQRIGDKIIKGVADSYRRLRNTMRFMLGSLNDFTEADRVEPADMPELERWVLHRLAELDKVVREGYNAYDFQGVFQALFNFATVDLSAFYFDIRKDALYCDGDTLQRRASRTVLDILFKRLTTWLAPILAFTMEEVWLERHKEEGASVHLVDFFETPSEWLDPELAAKWAAIRKVRRVVTAALEVQRRDKVIGASLEAAPVVHVDDADTLAALKTVTFDDLCITSGIELTNDAAPAEAYRMGEVEGVAVVFEKAEGEKCQRCWKILPDVGTHKHEGVCARCDAALG, from the coding sequence ATGTGTGCTGACACCACAGCAGTCGACTACAAAGACACCCTGAACCTGCCGGAAACCGATTTCCCGATGCGCGCAGGTCTCCCGCAGCGCGAACCCGAATGGCTGGCCCGCTGGGCCGAGATCGGCATCTACGATCGCCTGCGTGAAAAAGAAGGCCGCACGCCGTTTATCCTGCACGATGGCCCTCCGTATGCGAACGGCCACCTACACATCGGGCACGCGCTGAACAAGGTTCTCAAGGACTTCATCGTCCGCTCGCAGCAGATGATGGGCAAAGACGCGCGCTACGTTCCGGGTTGGGACTGCCACGGCCTTCCGATCGAATGGAAGATCGAAGAAAAGTACCGCGCCGAGGGAAAGAACAAGGACGAAGTGAACGTCGTCGACTTCCGTCAGGAATGCCGCAAGTTCGCCGAGGGCTGGGTCGACATCCAGCGCGAAGAGTTCAAGCGTATCGGCATCACCGGCAACTGGCCGCAGCCGTACCTCACGATGGATTTCCACGCCGAGCGCGTGATCGCTGAAGAATTCATGAAGTTCCTCATGAACGGCACGCTCTATCAGGGCTCGAAGCCGGTCATGTGGTCGCCTGTCGAGAAAACCGCTCTGGCCGAAGCCGAGGTCGAATACCACGACCACACCAGCCATCAGGTCTGGGTGCGCTTCAAGCCGGTTTCGGGCGGCGAGAAGGTATCGGGCGAAGACTTCAGTGTCGTAATCTGGACCACCACCCCGTGGACCATCCCGCAGAACCGCGCCGTCGCGTTCGGTCCGACCATCGAATACGGCCTCTACAAAGTGACCGAAGTGCACGAGCACTCAGCAGCGACCGTTGGTGAAGTCGTTCTGCTCGCCAACTCGCTGGCCGAAAGCGTGATGCAGGGCGTTCGCGTCACTGCGTTCGAAAAGGTTGCCGATGTGACTGCCGAAGCCCTCGAAGGCATGGTCCTCGCGCACCCCTACCGTGGCGCAGAAGAAGCCAATGGCGAATGGGACTACGACGTTCCGATGCTGCCGGGCGATCACGTCACCGAAGAAGCGGGTACGGGCTTTGTCCACACCGCGCCGTCGCACGGTGACGACGACTACCAGCTTGGCCTGAAGTTCGGCCTGCCGATGACCTACAACGTCACCGAGGATTCGAGCTACCGCAAGGATCTGCCGATCTTCGCCGGAATGCACATCATCCTGCCCGATGGCAAGGAAGGTCCGGCAAACGTCGCCAACATCAAGCAGATGGCCTACACCAAGGCGCTGTTCGGCAAGGCGAAGCTCAAGCACTCGTACCCGCACTCGTGGCGTTCGAAGGCTCCGGTCATCTATCGCAACACCCCGCAGTGGTTTGCCGCCATCGACAAGGAAGTCGGCGACGGTCAGGACACCTACGGCAAGACCATCCGCGAACGCGCGCTGACCTCTATCGACCAACTGGTCAAGTGGACGCCGCAGACCGGCCGCAACCGTATCTATTCTATGATCGAAGCACGCCCTGACTGGGTTCTCTCGCGCCAGCGTGCGTGGGGCGTCCCGCTCACCTGCTTCGTCAAGAAAGACACCCTGCCGACCGATCCGGACTTTCTGCTGCGCAACGAAGCCATCAACGCCCGCATCTGCGAAGCGTTCGAAGCCGAAGGCGCTGACGTCTGGTATACAGAAGGCTTCAAGGAAAAGGTCTTTGGCAGCGACGCGAACCCCGACGATTACAATCAGGTGTTCGACGTTCTGGACGTGTGGTTCGACTCCGGCTCGACCCACTCCTTCGTTCTGCGCGACCGTCCCGATGGTGCCGCTGACGGCATCGCCGATCTTTACCTCGAAGGCACCGACCAGCATCGCGGTTGGTTCCACTCGTCGATGCTTCAGGCTTGCGGCACCAAGGGCCGTGCGCCGTATAAGGGCGTACTGACCCACGGCTTCACGCTCGACGAAAAGGGCATGAAGATGTCCAAGTCGCTCGGCAACACCATCGTTCCGCAAGAAGTCATCGACCAATTCGGTGCCGACATCCTGCGTCTGTGGGTCGCCCAGACCGACTATACTGCCGACCAGCGCATCGGTGATAAGATCATCAAGGGCGTTGCCGACAGCTACCGCCGTCTGCGCAACACCATGCGCTTCATGCTCGGTTCGCTGAACGACTTCACCGAAGCCGACCGCGTCGAGCCTGCTGACATGCCGGAACTGGAACGTTGGGTCCTGCACCGTTTGGCCGAGCTCGATAAGGTCGTACGCGAAGGCTACAACGCCTACGACTTCCAAGGCGTGTTCCAAGCGCTGTTCAACTTCGCGACTGTCGATCTGTCCGCGTTCTACTTCGACATCCGCAAGGATGCCCTGTACTGCGATGGCGATACGCTCCAGCGTCGTGCCTCGCGCACCGTTCTGGACATCCTGTTCAAGCGCCTGACGACGTGGCTCGCCCCGATCCTCGCCTTCACCATGGAAGAGGTCTGGCTCGAGCGCCACAAGGAAGAAGGCGCTTCGGTTCACCTCGTGGACTTCTTCGAGACCCCTTCGGAATGGCTCGATCCCGAACTGGCCGCCAAGTGGGCCGCGATCCGCAAGGTCCGCCGTGTCGTGACCGCCGCACTCGAAGTACAGCGCCGCGACAAGGTCATCGGCGCCTCGCTTGAGGCCGCGCCGGTCGTTCACGTTGACGATGCAGACACACTCGCCGCGCTCAAGACCGTCACCTTCGACGATCTGTGCATCACTTCGGGCATCGAGCTGACCAACGACGCCGCTCCGGCCGAAGCCTACCGTATGGGCGAAGTCGAAGGCGTGGCCGTCGTGTTCGAAAAGGCCGAAGGCGAGAAGTGCCAGCGCTGCTGGAAGATCCTGCCCGACGTCGGCACGCACAAGCACGAGGGCGTCTGCGCCCGCTGTGACGCCGCTCTGGGCTAA
- a CDS encoding MFS transporter: MARIVPLSEAHHLPLWRQPRSLLFLMAMAMPVAFNVWSALLNNFVIEAADFHGEDIGLLHTVREIPGFLAIGVILVLWVVREQKLALFSLMLLGIATGVTAWFPTLGGILIITLLSSIGFHYYETVNQSLQLQWIEKERAPQTIGWLLAAGSGATLVAYGLLVLTWKTFDLSYNFVYMIGGGFTFIVAVIALFAYPQFEAPHPQNKSFVLRRRYGLYYALQFMAGARRQIFVVFAGFMMVERFGFEVHEVTGLFLINLVANMIIAPQIGRLVHHWGERRALLIEYAGLVIVFSLYGGVYWFGWGVVLASALYVVDHMFFAMSLALKTYFQKIADPKDIAPTAAVAFTINHIAAVFLPVLLGLLWMSSPMWVFLLAAGMAGTSFCLALLIPRHPEPGRETVFTRPIAAPAE; this comes from the coding sequence ATGGCACGCATTGTTCCGCTTTCCGAAGCACATCACCTTCCTCTCTGGCGCCAACCCCGTTCGCTGCTGTTTCTCATGGCTATGGCCATGCCTGTTGCGTTCAACGTGTGGTCCGCGCTGCTTAATAACTTTGTCATCGAAGCCGCCGATTTTCACGGCGAGGATATCGGCCTGCTGCACACGGTCCGAGAAATCCCCGGCTTCCTTGCGATAGGTGTAATCCTCGTTCTGTGGGTCGTGCGCGAACAGAAGTTGGCACTGTTTTCGCTGATGCTGCTGGGCATCGCGACCGGCGTGACAGCTTGGTTTCCTACCTTGGGCGGCATCCTGATCATCACGCTGCTGTCCTCTATCGGCTTCCACTATTACGAGACCGTCAACCAGTCGCTCCAGCTTCAGTGGATCGAAAAGGAGAGGGCTCCCCAAACCATCGGCTGGCTGCTCGCGGCGGGGTCGGGGGCGACGCTGGTCGCCTATGGCCTGCTGGTCCTGACGTGGAAGACCTTCGATCTGTCCTACAACTTCGTCTATATGATCGGCGGCGGCTTCACGTTCATCGTGGCCGTGATCGCGCTCTTCGCCTATCCGCAGTTCGAAGCACCGCATCCGCAGAACAAATCCTTCGTCCTGCGCCGCCGTTATGGCCTCTATTATGCGCTGCAATTCATGGCCGGTGCGCGCCGTCAGATTTTTGTCGTTTTTGCTGGCTTCATGATGGTCGAACGGTTCGGCTTCGAAGTGCACGAAGTGACAGGTCTGTTCCTCATCAACCTCGTCGCCAACATGATCATTGCGCCGCAGATCGGCCGATTGGTCCACCATTGGGGCGAGCGCCGTGCGCTGCTAATCGAGTACGCGGGCCTCGTCATTGTCTTCTCGCTCTACGGCGGGGTCTACTGGTTCGGCTGGGGCGTTGTGCTGGCATCCGCGCTCTATGTCGTCGACCATATGTTCTTTGCGATGTCGCTGGCGCTCAAAACCTACTTCCAGAAAATCGCCGATCCCAAGGACATCGCGCCCACCGCAGCGGTCGCATTCACGATCAACCACATCGCAGCCGTGTTCCTCCCTGTGTTGCTCGGCCTGTTGTGGATGTCTTCGCCGATGTGGGTGTTCCTGCTGGCGGCGGGGATGGCTGGCACTTCCTTCTGTCTGGCGCTTCTGATACCCCGCCATCCAGAACCGGGGCGTGAAACCGTGTTTACCCGACCGATTGCCGCCCCCGCTGAATAA
- a CDS encoding 50S ribosomal protein L11 methyltransferase, whose protein sequence is MSDEMTYSAIAVCSSLDQAEALAAACDNLFPEPTGVGSFEIEDGSGLFEVACYFTEEPDRAGLSLLATMHGAKDFVVSEVPQIDWVAHVRRELAPVEAGRFFVYGSHDADKLPEGRIGLLIEAAMAFGTGHHGTTLGCLRALNRLVEEGVKPARVIDVGCGTAVLAMGAARVWPEAATLASDIDQVAVDVAEANLAANGMSGAVFCLEAAGFNAKEIEQAAPFDLIFANILKGPLVALSPDMAKHIASGGHAILSGILNEQADAVLATYQDNGFVLKEREVIGDWTTLTLTHG, encoded by the coding sequence ATGTCCGACGAAATGACCTATTCCGCCATCGCAGTCTGTTCCTCGCTGGATCAGGCCGAAGCCCTTGCCGCTGCTTGCGATAATCTGTTCCCCGAACCGACAGGCGTCGGCTCGTTCGAGATCGAGGACGGATCGGGTCTGTTCGAGGTCGCTTGCTACTTTACCGAAGAACCCGACCGCGCTGGCCTCTCGCTGCTGGCGACGATGCACGGCGCCAAGGATTTCGTCGTGTCCGAAGTTCCGCAAATCGACTGGGTCGCCCATGTCCGCCGCGAACTTGCGCCGGTCGAGGCTGGCCGCTTCTTTGTCTACGGCAGCCACGACGCCGACAAGCTGCCCGAGGGCCGCATTGGTCTGCTGATCGAAGCTGCAATGGCATTCGGCACCGGTCACCACGGCACCACGCTGGGCTGTCTGCGCGCACTCAACCGTCTGGTCGAAGAGGGCGTAAAGCCCGCACGTGTCATTGACGTAGGCTGCGGCACCGCCGTTCTGGCCATGGGCGCTGCACGCGTCTGGCCCGAGGCCGCGACGCTCGCGTCCGATATCGATCAAGTTGCCGTAGACGTGGCCGAGGCGAACCTCGCCGCCAACGGTATGTCGGGCGCTGTCTTCTGCCTCGAAGCGGCAGGCTTCAACGCCAAGGAAATCGAACAGGCCGCGCCGTTCGATCTGATCTTCGCGAATATTCTGAAGGGGCCGCTGGTCGCTCTGTCCCCCGACATGGCCAAGCACATCGCCTCGGGCGGTCATGCTATCCTGTCGGGCATCCTGAACGAGCAGGCCGATGCGGTTCTCGCGACATATCAGGACAACGGTTTTGTCCTGAAAGAACGCGAAGTGATCGGCGATTGGACCACGCTCACTCTGACGCACGGCTAA
- a CDS encoding DUF1127 domain-containing protein, with amino-acid sequence MVTIDNTRAVSPRLTYLVTGFFYDLLDRIEFAYNAKTTAKQLRKLTDRELDDIGLVRADIAKLEARARF; translated from the coding sequence ATGGTTACTATCGACAACACCCGCGCCGTCAGCCCGCGCCTGACCTACCTGGTCACCGGCTTCTTCTACGACCTGCTCGACCGTATCGAGTTCGCTTATAATGCGAAAACGACCGCCAAGCAGCTGCGTAAGCTGACCGATCGCGAGCTGGACGATATTGGCCTGGTTCGTGCAGATATCGCCAAGCTCGAAGCACGCGCTCGCTTCTGA
- the ruvC gene encoding crossover junction endodeoxyribonuclease RuvC has product MRVIGIDPGLRNMGWGIIESVGSRLTHVANGTCKSDGKADLSERLLSLYDQLNDVFQTYQPDAAAVEQTFVNKDAVATLKLGQARGIALLVPAQAGLRVGEYLPNAVKKAVVGVGHADKKQIGHMVGVYLPGVKVHGPDAADALAIAICHAHHCQSANHLSRAVMKAGA; this is encoded by the coding sequence ATGCGCGTCATCGGTATCGACCCCGGTTTGCGGAATATGGGCTGGGGCATCATCGAATCGGTCGGTTCGCGACTCACCCATGTGGCGAACGGCACCTGCAAATCGGATGGCAAAGCGGACCTGTCGGAACGTCTCTTGTCGCTCTACGACCAGCTCAATGACGTTTTCCAGACCTACCAGCCCGACGCTGCCGCCGTCGAACAGACCTTCGTCAACAAAGACGCCGTGGCGACCCTGAAACTGGGGCAGGCGAGGGGCATCGCGCTGCTCGTCCCCGCGCAAGCCGGACTGCGGGTGGGGGAGTATCTGCCCAACGCAGTCAAGAAAGCGGTCGTCGGGGTCGGTCATGCTGACAAGAAACAGATCGGCCACATGGTCGGTGTTTACTTGCCAGGCGTCAAAGTCCATGGACCCGACGCTGCCGACGCGCTCGCCATCGCGATCTGCCACGCCCACCACTGTCAATCCGCGAACCATCTGTCGCGCGCAGTCATGAAGGCAGGCGCATGA
- the ruvA gene encoding Holliday junction branch migration protein RuvA, whose translation MIGKISGIVDYKGLDHVLIDVRGVGYVVYCSDRVMAALPPVGEATALYTDMLVREDLLQLFGFTTLVEKEWHRLLTGVQGIGPKASLAILGTLGPEGVSRAIALGDWSAIAKAKGVGPKTAQRVTMELKNKAPSVMSMTGAEATVNDDVIETEAPAKPRKRAAPPKQSAAQPEALSALANLGYQPSEAAGAVAQALADDPDLDTGALIKTALKLLAPKG comes from the coding sequence ATGATCGGGAAAATCTCTGGTATCGTCGACTATAAGGGCCTCGACCACGTTCTCATCGACGTGCGCGGTGTCGGATATGTCGTCTACTGTTCTGACCGCGTCATGGCGGCCCTGCCTCCAGTCGGTGAGGCGACGGCCCTCTATACTGACATGCTCGTGCGCGAGGATCTGCTGCAACTCTTTGGTTTCACGACCCTCGTGGAGAAAGAATGGCACCGCTTGCTGACCGGCGTGCAAGGCATCGGCCCGAAGGCGTCACTTGCGATCCTTGGTACGCTCGGCCCCGAAGGTGTCAGCCGCGCCATCGCGCTGGGCGACTGGTCCGCGATTGCCAAGGCCAAAGGCGTCGGCCCCAAAACCGCGCAGCGTGTGACGATGGAGCTGAAAAACAAAGCGCCATCCGTCATGTCGATGACCGGCGCAGAGGCGACCGTAAATGACGACGTGATCGAAACCGAAGCGCCCGCCAAGCCGCGCAAGCGTGCCGCTCCGCCCAAACAGTCCGCTGCCCAGCCCGAAGCGCTGTCTGCGCTGGCGAACCTTGGCTATCAACCGTCCGAGGCGGCCGGCGCCGTCGCTCAGGCCTTGGCCGATGATCCAGACCTTGATACCGGTGCCCTCATCAAGACAGCGCTCAAGCTGCTCGCACCGAAAGGCTAA
- the ruvB gene encoding Holliday junction branch migration DNA helicase RuvB translates to MERQEELNPERKPEDRDRALRPQGLEEFIGQAEARANLRVFIESAKRRGEAMDHTLFHGPPGLGKTTLAQIMARELGVNFRMTSGPVLAKAGDLAAILTNLEARDVLFIDEIHRMNPAVEEVLYPAMEDYELDLVIGEGPAARTVRIELQPFTLVGATTRLGLLTTPLRDRFGIPTRLQFYNVEELHQIVQRGARLMGAPADDDGAREIATRARGTPRIAGRLLRRVVDFAIVEGDGRVTQALADRALTRLDVDHLGLDGADRRYLKLIAESYGGGPVGIETLSAALSESRDALEEVIEPYLLQQGLIQRTPRGRMLTRASWRHLGLEAPKSESDLFG, encoded by the coding sequence ATGGAACGGCAGGAAGAACTCAATCCCGAGCGCAAGCCCGAGGACCGCGACCGCGCTTTGCGACCGCAAGGTCTCGAAGAGTTCATCGGTCAGGCAGAAGCCCGCGCCAACCTCCGCGTCTTCATTGAATCCGCCAAACGCCGCGGCGAGGCGATGGACCACACGCTGTTCCACGGCCCGCCAGGTTTGGGCAAAACGACCCTTGCACAGATCATGGCCCGCGAACTGGGCGTGAATTTCCGCATGACCTCCGGCCCCGTGCTGGCCAAAGCGGGCGACCTCGCTGCGATCCTGACGAACCTCGAAGCCAGAGATGTCCTGTTCATCGACGAAATCCACCGCATGAACCCTGCGGTGGAAGAGGTGCTCTACCCCGCGATGGAGGACTACGAGCTCGACCTCGTCATCGGCGAAGGCCCCGCTGCGCGCACCGTCCGTATCGAACTGCAACCCTTCACGCTGGTCGGCGCAACGACGCGGCTCGGCCTGCTGACCACGCCGCTGCGTGACCGCTTCGGCATTCCGACCCGCCTTCAGTTCTATAACGTCGAAGAACTCCACCAGATTGTGCAGCGCGGTGCCCGTCTGATGGGCGCACCTGCCGACGACGACGGTGCGCGCGAGATTGCAACCCGCGCACGCGGCACGCCCCGTATTGCAGGCCGCCTGCTGCGCCGCGTCGTGGACTTCGCCATCGTCGAAGGCGATGGCCGCGTCACTCAAGCCCTTGCAGATCGCGCCCTGACGCGCCTCGATGTCGACCACCTCGGCCTCGATGGCGCCGACCGCCGCTATCTCAAGCTCATCGCCGAAAGCTATGGCGGCGGCCCAGTTGGCATCGAAACCCTCTCTGCCGCGCTGAGCGAAAGCCGCGACGCGCTCGAAGAAGTTATAGAACCCTACCTCCTCCAGCAGGGCCTCATCCAGCGTACCCCGCGGGGACGTATGCTCACTCGCGCCAGCTGGCGGCACCTCGGCCTCGAGGCTCCGAAATCCGAAAGCGATCTCTTCGGCTGA
- the ybgC gene encoding tol-pal system-associated acyl-CoA thioesterase, with product MIHSFNCRVYYEDTDLAGIVYYANYLRFIERARSEWVRARGVNQRALKETEGVVFAVRRVEADYLQPAKFDDELTVLTEIENIGGASMTLKQSVTRDGVILFTAVVTLVAIGANGAPVRLPAILRKPLH from the coding sequence ATGATCCACTCGTTCAACTGCCGCGTTTATTACGAAGACACCGACCTCGCCGGTATCGTCTATTATGCGAACTACCTGCGGTTCATCGAACGTGCCCGCTCAGAATGGGTGCGTGCGCGGGGTGTGAATCAACGGGCTTTGAAAGAGACCGAGGGCGTGGTTTTCGCCGTCCGCCGCGTGGAGGCCGACTACCTTCAGCCTGCCAAGTTTGATGACGAACTCACCGTACTGACCGAGATTGAAAACATCGGCGGTGCGAGCATGACGCTGAAGCAATCTGTAACACGGGATGGTGTGATCCTGTTTACTGCGGTGGTGACACTTGTCGCAATAGGCGCAAACGGGGCACCGGTCCGACTACCTGCTATTCTGCGCAAGCCTTTGCACTGA
- the tolQ gene encoding protein TolQ has product MEAATDYTMWALFARATLLVKLVMILLVMASIWCWAVIVDKIRQYRKARAEAAEFDRAFWSGEPLNELYDQIGNNPEGPAQRIFVAGMLEWQRSIRDDGRFIANAQARIDRSMDVAIAKEAANLQKGLPVLATVGSTAPFVGLFGTVWGIMNSFIEIAEAQNTNLAVVAPGISEALLATGLGLLAAIPAVIFYNKLSNDSDHIIAGYEAFADEFSTILGRQLDS; this is encoded by the coding sequence ATGGAAGCAGCAACCGATTATACGATGTGGGCACTTTTTGCCCGCGCGACCCTTCTTGTAAAACTCGTGATGATCCTTTTGGTCATGGCATCCATCTGGTGCTGGGCCGTCATCGTCGACAAGATCCGCCAGTACCGCAAAGCCCGCGCAGAAGCCGCCGAGTTCGATCGTGCGTTCTGGTCGGGTGAACCTCTCAACGAACTCTACGACCAGATCGGCAACAATCCCGAAGGTCCGGCGCAGCGCATCTTCGTGGCAGGTATGCTCGAATGGCAGCGCAGCATCCGTGACGACGGACGGTTCATTGCCAACGCGCAGGCCCGCATTGACCGCTCGATGGATGTCGCCATCGCGAAGGAGGCCGCGAACCTCCAGAAAGGTCTGCCGGTTCTGGCAACCGTTGGTTCGACCGCGCCGTTCGTTGGCCTGTTTGGTACCGTCTGGGGCATCATGAACTCGTTCATCGAGATCGCCGAAGCCCAGAACACCAACCTCGCCGTCGTTGCGCCCGGTATCTCCGAGGCGCTGCTGGCCACCGGTCTGGGTCTTCTGGCCGCTATCCCTGCGGTTATTTTCTACAACAAACTCTCGAATGACAGCGATCATATCATCGCGGGCTACGAGGCGTTTGCTGACGAATTCTCGACCATCCTCGGTCGTCAGCTGGATAGCTGA
- a CDS encoding ExbD/TolR family protein produces MGAGVMNKGGGGGSRRRRRRTSGGSKAMAEINITPFVDVMLVLLIIFMVAAPLMTVGVPVELPKTQASALPTDEEEPLTVTITAEGVLLIQNTETEEGELVAKLQAIAAERSSDRIYLRADGSNAWNNVAEVMGLLNAGGFSNIGLVTDVASPAGTDG; encoded by the coding sequence ATGGGTGCTGGTGTCATGAACAAGGGCGGAGGAGGCGGAAGCCGCCGTCGCCGTCGCCGCACGTCAGGTGGCAGCAAAGCCATGGCCGAAATCAACATCACGCCGTTCGTGGACGTGATGCTGGTTCTGCTCATCATCTTCATGGTCGCTGCGCCGCTCATGACGGTGGGCGTGCCTGTCGAACTGCCGAAAACCCAAGCCAGCGCGCTGCCGACCGATGAGGAAGAGCCGTTGACTGTCACCATTACCGCCGAAGGTGTGCTGCTCATCCAGAACACCGAAACGGAAGAGGGTGAACTGGTTGCCAAACTGCAAGCCATCGCGGCAGAGCGTTCTTCGGACCGCATCTATCTGCGAGCGGACGGCAGCAACGCTTGGAATAACGTGGCCGAGGTTATGGGCCTTCTGAACGCTGGTGGTTTCTCCAACATCGGTCTTGTGACCGATGTCGCATCCCCCGCGGGGACGGACGGGTAA